One part of the Paenibacillus silvisoli genome encodes these proteins:
- a CDS encoding radical SAM/SPASM domain-containing protein: MKKFKKFYIETTSICNLACSFCPPTKRQSQFIKIDEFTKILDEIKPHTDFIYFHLKGEPLLHPKIDELLDISHEKGFKVNITTNGTLLHKAKHKILGKPALRQMNFSLHSFDGHEGSVDKEGYVGSVLSFVKEAVETSDLIVSLRLWNLDEDNEVNAERNRNNEILEQIEREFGLEFRIQEKFTRGNGIKIADRVYLNHEVEFKWPDLKEKEDEGKGFCHALRNQAGILVDGTVVPCCLDGEGVINLGNVHQTPFSEIIEGERANRLYDGFSRREVVEELCRKCGFRQRFS, translated from the coding sequence ATGAAAAAATTCAAAAAATTTTATATCGAAACGACGAGTATTTGCAATTTGGCCTGCTCCTTTTGCCCGCCGACGAAGCGTCAATCTCAATTCATTAAGATCGACGAGTTTACGAAAATATTGGACGAAATCAAGCCTCATACGGACTTCATCTACTTTCATCTGAAAGGCGAGCCGCTGCTGCATCCGAAAATCGACGAGCTGCTCGACATCAGCCACGAGAAGGGCTTTAAGGTCAACATCACGACGAACGGAACGCTGCTTCATAAAGCCAAGCATAAAATCTTGGGCAAGCCCGCGCTGCGCCAGATGAATTTTTCGCTGCACAGCTTTGACGGCCATGAAGGATCCGTAGACAAAGAAGGCTACGTCGGCAGCGTGCTGTCGTTCGTGAAAGAAGCGGTCGAAACCTCCGATCTCATCGTCTCGCTGCGGCTGTGGAATTTGGACGAGGACAATGAGGTAAACGCGGAGCGCAACCGGAATAACGAAATTTTGGAGCAGATCGAACGGGAGTTTGGGCTCGAATTCCGCATTCAGGAGAAGTTTACGCGCGGCAATGGCATTAAGATCGCAGACCGCGTCTATTTGAATCACGAGGTGGAGTTCAAGTGGCCGGATTTGAAGGAGAAGGAAGACGAGGGCAAAGGCTTCTGCCATGCGCTTCGCAATCAAGCCGGCATCTTGGTTGACGGCACGGTTGTCCCGTGCTGCCTGGACGGCGAAGGGGTCATCAATCTCGGAAACGTGCACCAAACGCCGTTCTCGGAAATTATCGAGGGCGAGCGCGCGAACCGGCTGTACGACGGATTTTCCCGCAGGGAGGTCGTCGAGGAGCTGTGCCGCAAATGCGGCTTCAGACAGCGGTTCAGTTAA
- a CDS encoding DUF6509 family protein, with the protein MITITEFSVDKIKDPFGIIAGDRYEFRLDVDVAEDDELYVDGGVYIRVIYRVDGENAGIVKYELYESMNDKYMDFDLEEEEEQVIDSFCKEHFAEAEQ; encoded by the coding sequence ATGATTACGATTACGGAATTTTCGGTGGACAAAATTAAGGACCCGTTCGGCATTATCGCCGGCGACCGGTATGAATTCAGGCTGGATGTCGACGTGGCCGAGGATGACGAGCTGTATGTCGACGGAGGCGTGTACATCCGCGTTATTTACCGCGTCGATGGCGAAAACGCGGGCATCGTTAAATATGAGCTGTATGAAAGCATGAATGACAAGTACATGGACTTCGATCTCGAAGAAGAGGAAGAGCAAGTCATCGATTCGTTTTGCAAAGAGCATTTCGCCGAAGCGGAACAATAA
- a CDS encoding methylated-DNA--[protein]-cysteine S-methyltransferase, with translation MTKKLFWTKLQEEAWNLHLVATEEGLCYVGSPDVPFDEAETWCKKHFPAYELERDDERMAAYGKQLIDYLGGKLTGFELPLSMKGTEFQQSVWEALKAIPHGQTCSYSDIARQIGRPSAVRAVGTAIGANPVLIVVPCHRVVGKDGSLTGFRGGMKAKEQLLKLEGVL, from the coding sequence ATGACGAAGAAGCTATTTTGGACGAAGCTGCAGGAAGAGGCGTGGAACCTCCATTTGGTTGCGACGGAGGAGGGGCTTTGCTATGTCGGTTCGCCGGATGTGCCGTTTGACGAAGCGGAGACTTGGTGCAAAAAGCATTTTCCCGCCTATGAGCTGGAGCGTGACGATGAACGCATGGCGGCATACGGTAAGCAGTTGATCGATTATTTGGGAGGCAAGCTGACCGGATTCGAGCTGCCGTTAAGCATGAAAGGAACGGAATTCCAGCAATCGGTATGGGAAGCGCTTAAAGCGATCCCGCATGGGCAAACCTGTTCCTATTCGGATATCGCGCGGCAGATCGGCAGGCCGAGCGCCGTGCGCGCCGTCGGAACGGCGATTGGCGCCAATCCGGTGCTGATCGTCGTGCCGTGTCACCGGGTTGTCGGCAAAGACGGATCGTTAACGGGCTTCCGCGGCGGGATGAAGGCGAAGGAACAGCTGCTAAAGCTGGAAGGCGTGTTATAA
- a CDS encoding bifunctional transcriptional activator/DNA repair enzyme AdaA: MMTQDMWRAIENCDGSYDGKFFYGVRTTGIFCRPSCKSRTPLPEHVRIFASTEAAIAERFRPCKRCKPGGLKLPDEEWVDAIAAMIDNRYAEQLTLNKLAELAHASPYHMQRTFTRWKGQSPAAYLQQVRIEQAKRLLSESELPVSEIGERVGYVNAAHFATVFQRETGSQPTAYRTAMRNEIKHEGEKRT, translated from the coding sequence ATGATGACGCAAGACATGTGGCGCGCAATCGAAAATTGCGACGGTTCCTATGACGGCAAGTTTTTCTACGGCGTTCGCACGACGGGCATCTTTTGCAGGCCTTCGTGCAAATCGAGAACGCCGCTGCCGGAGCATGTCCGTATTTTCGCGAGCACGGAAGCCGCGATCGCCGAGCGATTTCGGCCTTGCAAACGATGCAAGCCCGGCGGGCTGAAGCTGCCGGACGAAGAGTGGGTCGACGCCATCGCGGCGATGATCGACAACCGCTACGCGGAGCAGCTTACGCTGAACAAATTAGCGGAGCTGGCGCATGCCAGCCCTTATCATATGCAGCGCACGTTCACGCGTTGGAAAGGCCAATCTCCGGCCGCTTATTTGCAACAGGTCAGAATCGAGCAAGCGAAGCGTCTGCTAAGCGAGTCCGAGCTGCCTGTCAGCGAAATCGGCGAGAGGGTCGGTTACGTGAACGCGGCGCATTTTGCCACCGTATTTCAGCGAGAAACCGGCAGCCAGCCGACCGCATATCGAACGGCGATGAGAAACGAGATCAAACATGAGGGAGAGAAACGGACATGA
- a CDS encoding DNA-3-methyladenine glycosylase family protein, protein MVEIILHPPAAFSRSHIWDYLKRSTNECLFHVDEESIERLIPTAEGLQLIRITAAADNDGLAISFPALEKEPTEALQAEAHRYVWDWLDCDRDLAPFFDLSEQDNVLRDAAKRFYGLRIVGIDDLFEALSWGIMGQQINLTFAYTLKRRFVERFGTSLEWNGRRYYAFPSPETIAAIEPAELTAMQFTGRKAEYLIGTAAELAEGRLSKEQLLALPDLPAIEKALTRIRGIGPWTANYVIMRCLRMPGAFPIEDVGLHNALKHVLQREDKPSIAEIKGLSAGWGEWRSYATFYLWRLLY, encoded by the coding sequence ATGGTTGAAATCATCTTACATCCGCCTGCTGCTTTCAGCAGGTCCCACATATGGGATTATTTAAAACGGTCGACCAATGAGTGTCTGTTCCATGTGGACGAAGAATCGATTGAACGGCTTATTCCGACGGCGGAAGGACTGCAGCTGATTCGGATTACAGCCGCCGCGGATAACGACGGGTTAGCCATTTCGTTCCCCGCGCTGGAGAAAGAGCCAACCGAAGCGCTGCAAGCCGAGGCTCATCGCTATGTATGGGATTGGTTAGATTGCGACCGGGATTTGGCGCCGTTCTTCGACTTATCGGAGCAGGACAACGTGCTGCGAGATGCCGCGAAGCGGTTTTACGGACTGCGGATCGTAGGCATCGACGACCTGTTCGAAGCGTTAAGCTGGGGGATCATGGGCCAGCAAATTAACTTGACCTTCGCCTATACGCTGAAACGGAGATTCGTGGAACGCTTCGGCACTTCCTTGGAATGGAACGGCCGGCGGTATTACGCATTCCCGTCGCCGGAGACGATCGCGGCGATCGAGCCAGCCGAGCTGACGGCCATGCAGTTCACCGGCCGCAAAGCCGAATATTTGATCGGCACCGCCGCCGAACTGGCAGAGGGCCGGCTCTCCAAAGAGCAGCTGCTCGCGCTGCCCGATTTGCCGGCCATCGAAAAGGCGCTGACGCGCATCCGCGGCATCGGGCCATGGACAGCCAACTACGTCATTATGCGTTGCTTGCGTATGCCCGGCGCTTTTCCAATCGAAGACGTCGGCTTGCACAATGCGCTCAAGCATGTGCTCCAGCGCGAGGACAAGCCGTCGATCGCCGAAATCAAGGGGCTCTCGGCCGGCTGGGGCGAGTGGAGATCGTACGCCACGTTTTATTTGTGGCGGCTGCTTTATTAG
- a CDS encoding cold-inducible protein YdjO-related protein, with translation MTEEEKPKLIPTKIWKCKNADCKAWVREEFADAEQTCPICKGPMHRSMRHLPAVQNKIKSQPRKKKNEFDF, from the coding sequence ATGACAGAAGAGGAAAAACCGAAACTAATACCGACTAAGATTTGGAAATGCAAAAACGCGGATTGCAAAGCGTGGGTTCGCGAGGAATTCGCGGATGCGGAGCAAACCTGCCCGATCTGCAAAGGGCCGATGCATCGCAGCATGCGGCACTTGCCGGCCGTGCAGAACAAAATCAAGTCGCAGCCGCGAAAGAAGAAGAATGAATTTGACTTTTAG
- a CDS encoding APC family permease encodes MNEQAKLAPTLSLFQIVFLGLAWMTPMIYFSIYGIAYEASGGMLTQAYLTAFVAILFTAYSYSRMAKAHATSGSAYSYVKKAVHPYAGFLVGWALLLDYLFSPIIACLTFGIYMHAQFPAVPAYAWIIGINLLITAVNIRGASFSANVSKWFVLLQMGFIALFCLLLARSLSSVSHPLAPLTQTEIPFTTILTSASIICFSFLGFDAITTMSEETKNGGKTIPRAIAIIIGIAIVLYVAPSYLTQLAYPHSIAFLDIDSAGLEIAKLVGGALLGTIFITVLMFAIFTQGISSVSSVSRLLYVMGRESVLPKRFFAYVHPKLLTPVVNILTVGMVSLLALVIQLDTAVKFVNFGALTAFFFVNLSVIGQFYIKERRRSVRGTIAYFVIPAAGACVIGYLFLLLSKDALVMGLIWLIIGIAYQAYRNLRIITPAAIRSKLSLGKTKSTL; translated from the coding sequence ATGAATGAACAAGCAAAACTAGCTCCGACGTTATCGTTGTTCCAGATCGTCTTTCTAGGCCTGGCCTGGATGACGCCGATGATCTACTTCTCCATCTACGGCATCGCCTACGAAGCCTCAGGCGGCATGCTGACGCAAGCCTACCTGACCGCCTTCGTCGCGATCCTATTCACGGCCTACAGCTACAGCCGCATGGCCAAAGCGCACGCCACTTCCGGCTCCGCCTATTCCTATGTCAAGAAAGCTGTCCATCCCTACGCGGGCTTCCTTGTCGGCTGGGCTCTGCTGCTCGACTATCTGTTCTCGCCGATCATCGCCTGCCTGACATTCGGCATCTACATGCATGCCCAGTTTCCCGCCGTTCCTGCTTACGCTTGGATCATCGGCATCAACCTGCTCATTACCGCCGTAAACATCCGCGGCGCGTCGTTCTCGGCGAACGTAAGCAAGTGGTTCGTCCTCCTTCAAATGGGCTTTATCGCGCTGTTCTGCCTTCTTCTCGCGCGGAGCCTGTCTTCAGTCAGTCATCCTTTGGCGCCGCTCACGCAAACCGAGATCCCCTTCACCACGATTTTGACCAGCGCATCCATCATCTGCTTTTCGTTCCTTGGCTTCGACGCCATTACGACGATGTCGGAGGAAACGAAGAACGGGGGCAAAACCATCCCCAGAGCGATCGCCATCATCATCGGAATCGCGATCGTATTATATGTAGCTCCGTCCTATTTAACTCAGCTCGCGTATCCGCATTCGATCGCTTTCCTCGACATCGATTCCGCGGGCCTTGAAATCGCGAAGCTCGTCGGCGGAGCCTTGCTCGGAACGATTTTCATTACCGTCCTCATGTTCGCTATCTTCACGCAAGGCATCTCTTCCGTATCGAGCGTTTCACGGCTTCTGTACGTCATGGGACGGGAATCGGTACTGCCTAAGCGCTTTTTCGCGTACGTCCATCCCAAATTACTCACACCGGTTGTCAATATTCTGACCGTTGGAATGGTCTCGCTGCTCGCGCTCGTCATCCAGCTCGATACCGCAGTAAAATTCGTCAACTTCGGCGCCTTAACCGCCTTCTTCTTCGTCAACTTATCTGTCATCGGCCAATTTTACATCAAGGAACGCAGACGTTCCGTACGAGGAACGATCGCTTACTTCGTAATCCCGGCAGCGGGCGCATGCGTTATCGGCTACCTTTTCCTGCTGCTGAGCAAGGACGCGCTAGTCATGGGGCTCATCTGGCTGATCATCGGAATCGCGTATCAAGCTTACCGCAACTTACGTATCATAACGCCTGCGGCGATCAGAAGCAAGCTTAGCCTGGGGAAAACAAAAAGCACCTTGTAA
- a CDS encoding glutathione peroxidase has product MSIYDFTVRTITGEEQSLSAYKGKTLLIVNVASACGLTPHYKGLQHIYETHKDENVVVLGFPCNQFKGQEPGTNEEIASFCELNYGVTFPMFAKIDVMGENAHPLYNYLVEAAPAPYYTGTIEWNFVKFLVDDKGNVVKQYPASTDPAAIEPDLRSLLDTGSISDGAAPNTVND; this is encoded by the coding sequence ATGAGCATTTACGATTTCACCGTTCGCACGATAACCGGCGAGGAGCAGTCTCTTTCGGCTTATAAAGGGAAGACGCTTCTAATCGTCAATGTGGCCAGCGCGTGCGGGCTGACGCCGCATTATAAAGGCCTCCAGCACATTTATGAGACGCACAAGGACGAGAATGTGGTCGTGCTCGGCTTCCCGTGCAATCAGTTCAAAGGACAGGAGCCAGGCACGAACGAGGAGATCGCAAGCTTCTGCGAGCTGAACTACGGGGTAACGTTCCCGATGTTCGCGAAGATCGATGTCATGGGCGAAAATGCGCACCCGCTGTACAACTATTTGGTTGAGGCTGCGCCTGCTCCTTACTATACCGGAACGATCGAGTGGAACTTCGTGAAGTTCCTCGTTGACGATAAAGGCAATGTCGTGAAGCAATATCCTGCTTCTACCGATCCGGCGGCAATCGAACCGGATTTGCGCAGCTTGCTTGATACCGGCAGCATCAGCGATGGCGCTGCGCCGAATACGGTTAACGATTAA
- a CDS encoding deoxyguanosinetriphosphate triphosphohydrolase family protein: MNVRKMRLSDQGNVRSSDDRDEYEKDYARLIQSPAFRRLQGKSQVFGAGTGDYYRTRLTHSLEVSQIAREVARKLGKSYAFLAKREHPGLMLDPEVVEVASLAHDLGHPPFGHKGEEVLNELLMKECGLKYEGNAQNYRILMFLEKRAGSDSGLDLTAAVLLAINKYPFCLDDPGRLKGVYSMEWEGISGLRSAWGMPEGCATLEAQLMDLCDDIAYSTHDIEDGIRAGKIVMNPSLFEDDRLVEGVMQEIENDTGNAVMRWEQVDMKQMVKQALHHYFQQWESIYVECGREPSRTRREMKARWVRKFVSGVGIIDDPVTGWKQVTFIRDGEQDLELLRTMEILKKLAWVMLIKDFRVQRLHKRSEVIVNRLWGSFKEQESGRLIIPPDWLESYERQKGVWSWERMVSDYIAGMTDAYAEKVHAEFYAGASGSKWGALYDRD; the protein is encoded by the coding sequence ATGAACGTGCGAAAAATGCGGTTGTCTGATCAAGGAAACGTTCGTTCGAGCGATGATCGGGACGAATACGAAAAGGATTACGCCAGGCTGATTCAGTCGCCGGCCTTTCGCCGCCTGCAGGGCAAATCGCAAGTTTTCGGCGCCGGCACGGGGGATTATTACCGGACGCGCCTTACGCATTCGTTGGAAGTGTCGCAAATCGCGCGCGAGGTAGCGCGCAAGCTCGGCAAGAGCTATGCGTTCCTCGCGAAGCGGGAGCATCCCGGCCTCATGCTGGATCCGGAAGTGGTGGAGGTCGCGTCGCTCGCGCATGATTTGGGGCATCCGCCATTCGGGCATAAAGGCGAAGAAGTGCTGAACGAGCTGCTGATGAAAGAATGCGGGCTCAAATATGAAGGAAACGCGCAAAATTACCGCATCTTGATGTTTTTGGAGAAGCGAGCGGGCAGCGACAGCGGCCTTGATTTAACGGCGGCCGTTCTGCTCGCCATCAATAAATATCCGTTTTGTCTGGACGATCCCGGCCGTCTCAAGGGCGTCTACAGCATGGAATGGGAAGGGATCAGCGGCCTTCGCAGCGCTTGGGGTATGCCCGAGGGCTGCGCAACGCTGGAAGCGCAGCTGATGGATCTGTGCGACGACATCGCGTATTCCACGCATGACATCGAGGATGGCATCCGCGCGGGCAAAATCGTCATGAATCCCAGCTTGTTCGAGGATGACCGGCTCGTTGAAGGCGTCATGCAGGAAATCGAGAACGATACCGGCAACGCGGTCATGCGCTGGGAACAGGTCGATATGAAGCAGATGGTGAAGCAGGCGCTTCATCATTATTTTCAGCAATGGGAGAGCATTTACGTGGAATGCGGGCGGGAACCGTCCCGGACTCGCAGGGAGATGAAGGCGCGTTGGGTGCGGAAGTTCGTCAGCGGCGTCGGCATTATCGACGATCCGGTAACCGGCTGGAAACAAGTGACCTTTATTCGAGATGGCGAGCAGGACTTGGAGCTGCTGCGCACGATGGAAATATTGAAGAAGCTCGCATGGGTGATGCTCATCAAGGACTTCCGCGTTCAGCGGCTGCACAAACGGAGCGAAGTGATCGTCAATCGCCTCTGGGGCAGCTTCAAGGAGCAGGAGAGCGGTCGGCTGATCATCCCGCCGGATTGGCTCGAGAGCTATGAGCGGCAAAAAGGTGTCTGGTCCTGGGAGCGCATGGTGTCCGACTACATCGCCGGGATGACCGATGCATACGCCGAGAAAGTCCACGCGGAATTTTATGCCGGCGCGTCCGGTTCGAAATGGGGAGCTCTGTACGACAGAGATTAA
- the odhB gene encoding 2-oxoglutarate dehydrogenase complex dihydrolipoyllysine-residue succinyltransferase: protein MSEIKVPEMGESIVEGTISKWHVKAGDSVNVGDVLAELETDKVNIEISAEQAGFIEQLMRAEGETVAVGETIGLIGESNGNLPMSPSSDPAAAEAPVAPAGSDPVSPAAAAPVAPAAPTPAPAAAAAPAPVADAANGGVFYATPAARKLARERGIDLAQVQANDPLGRIRQEDIQAHAAGAVKAPAAPSVPAVPAAAAAVPAADPGKPVERRKMSRRRITIAKRLVEAQQTAAMLTTFNEVDMTAIMEVRKRRKDAFKEKHEVNLGFMSFFTKAVIGALKAYPLLNAEIQGDEILVKQFYDIGIAVSAKEGLVVPVVRDADRLSFAQIEKQIIDLAGKARANTLALNDLQGGTFTITNGGVFGSLLSTPILNAPQVGILGMHKIQVRPVAIDNERMENRPMMYIALSYDHRIVDGAEAVRFLVTVKELLEDPESLLLEG from the coding sequence ATGAGTGAAATTAAAGTTCCCGAAATGGGCGAATCCATCGTAGAAGGCACGATCTCGAAATGGCATGTCAAAGCAGGCGACAGCGTCAATGTCGGCGACGTGCTTGCCGAGCTCGAGACCGATAAAGTCAACATCGAGATCAGCGCGGAGCAAGCCGGCTTCATCGAGCAGCTGATGCGCGCCGAAGGCGAAACGGTAGCGGTTGGCGAAACGATCGGTCTCATCGGAGAAAGCAACGGCAACCTCCCGATGTCGCCAAGCAGCGATCCGGCAGCGGCTGAGGCTCCAGTAGCGCCGGCAGGCTCCGACCCGGTATCGCCTGCAGCGGCAGCGCCGGTGGCACCGGCAGCGCCGACTCCTGCTCCGGCAGCGGCTGCAGCTCCGGCACCAGTGGCCGATGCGGCAAACGGAGGCGTGTTCTACGCAACGCCGGCAGCGCGCAAGCTCGCTCGCGAGCGCGGCATCGACCTGGCGCAAGTGCAAGCGAACGATCCGCTTGGCCGCATTCGCCAAGAAGACATCCAAGCGCACGCCGCAGGCGCCGTCAAAGCTCCTGCAGCGCCTAGCGTACCGGCTGTGCCTGCTGCGGCTGCTGCCGTTCCGGCTGCAGACCCGGGCAAACCGGTAGAGCGCCGCAAGATGTCGCGCCGCCGCATCACGATCGCGAAGCGTCTTGTTGAGGCGCAGCAAACGGCAGCCATGCTCACGACGTTCAACGAAGTCGATATGACGGCGATCATGGAAGTACGCAAACGCCGCAAGGACGCGTTCAAAGAGAAGCATGAAGTCAACCTCGGCTTCATGTCGTTCTTCACGAAGGCCGTCATCGGCGCATTGAAGGCTTACCCGCTGTTGAATGCGGAAATCCAAGGCGACGAAATCCTTGTGAAGCAGTTCTACGATATCGGCATCGCCGTATCCGCGAAAGAAGGCCTCGTCGTTCCGGTCGTACGTGACGCCGATCGCTTGAGCTTCGCGCAAATCGAGAAGCAAATCATCGATCTTGCAGGCAAAGCGCGCGCGAATACGCTTGCCCTTAACGATCTGCAAGGCGGCACGTTTACGATCACGAACGGCGGCGTATTCGGTTCGCTGCTGTCCACGCCGATTCTGAACGCGCCGCAGGTCGGCATTCTCGGCATGCACAAAATCCAAGTTCGCCCGGTCGCGATCGACAACGAGCGTATGGAAAACCGCCCGATGATGTACATCGCGCTTTCCTACGACCACCGGATCGTCGACGGTGCCGAAGCGGTACGCTTCCTCGTAACGGTGAAGGAACTGCTCGAGGATCCGGAATCGCTGTTGCTTGAAGGCTAA